DNA from Sulfurimonas xiamenensis:
TTAAGAACCGCTGCGCTTAAGTTGTTCTTCTCTTTATATGCATTTTCAATATAACCTATAGAGTAAGGTGTCTGTTTTACTAAACTAGCAACACCCTCGTTCCCTTTTCCGCCGATACCAACAGCCCAGTCAACTGCTTTACCTGTTCCAAAGTTCTCTTTCCAGTTCTTAGAACTTTTTGTCAGGTAGTATGTAAAGTTATAAGTAGTTCCTGAACCGTCTGAACGGTGAACAACTATGATTTTTTGATTTGGAAGATTAAGACTTTTGTTATCAGCCGCAATTGCCGCATCATTCCATTTCGTGATCTTTCCTGCAAAAATATCTGCAACTACCTCGTTGCTAAGTCTTAGAGTTGCATCTGCAATTCCCTCTACATTAAACGCAACTACGATTGAACCGATAACTGCCGGAAACTGTAAAAGCTTATCTTTTGCAAGTTTTTTAGAATCAAGAGGTTTATCAGACGCTCCAAAATCAACTACTCTTTTTGAGATCTGCTTGATTCCTCCGCCTGAACCGATAGATTGGTAGTTTACAAGATTTTTTGTATCTTTTTTGTAGTTAAATGCCCAATCATAATAGACTGGAGCGGGAAACGACGCGCCGGCACCGTTTATTTTGTCAGCCGCGAACGAAGAACTAATTGACGCTGCAGTTACTAAAGCAGCTAGAGCTAATTTCTTTAACATTTGTTTTCCTTTTTGAATGTTTGCGAAATTATAATTGCTCCTTATTACAAGATGATTACAAAAAATACAATATTACTCACCCTCAGATGCAAATTTAAATTGACTCTCCATAGCAATCGTCTCGTCTCTTCCAAATATCACCACATCTTTATCTACTACAATCTCGCTCTCATCTATTTTATCCGGATACTCTACAAAATTTAAAATATGTTTTATTGTATTGATCCTCGCCTTTTTTTTATTGTCGCTTTTTACTATCGTCCACGGAGCTACATCCGTATGTGTTGCACTAAGCATCATATATTTCGCAAGAGCATAAGCATCCCAAAGCTCTTGAGCCTTGGCATCTACTTCAGAAAACTTATACTGCTTTAGAGGATCCTGCTCTCTTTTGGCAAATCTTTTTGCCTGCTCTTCTTTTGTAACCGAGAAGTAAAATTTAAAAATCTTTATATCCTCATCTGCTATCATTTTCTCAAATTGCGGCGCATCTTTTAAAAACTTATGATGCTCTCTCTCGCTGCAAAATCCCATAACAGGCTCGACCATCGCTCTGTTATACCAGCTTCTATCAAAAAAGACTATCTCTCCGGCACTTGGCAAATGAGCCACATACCTTTGAAAGTACCATTGGGTTCTCTCCTGATCACTAGGTTTACCAAGTGCAACAACCCTTGCTCCCCTTGGATTAAGATGCTCGATTATTCTTTTTATGGTTCCACCTTTTCCGGCTGCGTCACGCCCCTCAAAAATCATAATGACTTTAAACCCTTTTTCTTTTACATAGTTTTGAAATTTTAAAAGTTCAACTTGTAATTTTTTCAGCTCCTCTTGATAAATCAAGGTCTCCTCTTTAACCCATATTTTTACTTTTGCGTCTTTATTTCTTCGTCTGTCTCTATCAGCTTTTCTTCTGTCTATATCTATTTCTCTTCTTTCTTTCATAAAAATCCTTTACATTATTATATTAAAAACTTACATTTTTAGTAACCTTTTTGTAATCAAAACAACATAAAATTCAATACCTAATTAAATTAAAAGGAAAGAATACTTGAGCAATATAATAGATAAAATTTTTGCTAATGCAACAAAATTTATAGCTATTGGCATACTATTGCTTGTTGCTTGGATATTTGCCGTACTTTTTGAAAACTCGCTAGAGTCTATTAAAGCTTTTGGATTTAACTTTATCAGTGAAGACAAATGGGCACCAAATTTAGAAAAATTTGGAGCACTCCCCGCAATTTACGGTTCTGTTGTTTCAACTTTTTTAGCAATGATCTTAGCAGTTCCAGTTGCTATCGGTGTCGCAATCTTTTTAAGCGAAATAGCCCATGCAAAAATAAAAACACCGGTAGGTGTCTCGATAGAGCTTCTAGCCGCTATTCCATCAGTAATATACGGTATGTGGGGGCTTTTTTACTTTGTTCCTATTATCCGTGATATATTTGGCGGTATCGGCATCAGCATGCTAACAGCAGGTATAGTTCTATCCATAATGATACTTCCATTTATGGCAGCTGTAACACGAGATGCAATGAATACAACTCCAGATATCTTAAAAGAATCAGCTTATGCGCTTGGAGGAACAAAGTGGGATGTTGTAAAAGACATCATTATTCCTTATGCAAAAGCTGGAATTATCGGTTCTTTTATCTTAGCACTCGGTCGTGCAATCGGTGAAACCATGGCTGTTACTTTTGTTATGGGGAATGTTCATAATATATCAACAGACTTAACACAGCCCGCAACATCAATCCCTGTAACACTTGCAAATGAGTTTGCAGAAGCAGACAGCGGACTTTACTATTCATCTCTATTTGAACTCTCACTTTTATTGCTTGTTATAAGTTTTACAATTATATCAATTGCTAAATTTTACTTTTTACGCAGAAGAAGGATTGGACAATGACACATACGCAAAAAAGAGTTATAGCAAATAAGATAGTCATGTTTCTATCTACCGTCTCTGCCACTATCGGAATAAGTTTTTTGTTTTGGATACTTGGTGTTTTAGTTATCAACGGCATAGAAGCACTAAATATGACTATTTTTCTTAACGAAGGAGCTCCTCCAGGAAATGATAGCGGCGGTCTAAAGCATGCACTTATTGGTCAACTTCTTATTGTATTTTATGCATCAATTTTTGGCGTTCCTCTTGGAATATTAGCCGGAACATATTTAAGCGAATATGGTCTAAAATCTAAACTGGCAGAAACCATACGCGATATTTCAGACATTATGATGTCGGCTCCAAGTATTGTAATAGGTGCTTTTGTTTACGCAATCGTTGTTGCTCCAACAGGACAATTTAGCGGCTGGGCAGGTTCTATTGCACTTATGATTATAATGCTGCCTATAATCTTAAGAACAACTGATGATATGCTGCATTTAGTTCCATCAACTCTGCGGGAAGCAGCTTTTGCTCTAGGTGCGCCAAAATACAAAGTTATTATTCAAGTTGTTTACCGCGGTGCCAAAGCAGGTGTTTTAACCGGCGTATTGTTAGGAGTTGCGCGTGTTGCTGGAGAGACTGCACCGCTTCTTTTTACTTCGTTCAACGACAACTTTTTAAACACCGATATGAGCCAACCAATGGCTTCTCTTACAGTTACAATGTACAACTATGCGACAAGCCCATATGAAGATTGGCAGCGTCTTGGCTGGGCAGCCGCATTTATATTAAGTATGTTTATTTTGACGCTTAATATACTTGGACGACTATTTTTATTAAAAAAGAAAGGTAGATAATGGCTACTATTGTTGATATAATAGAAGAAAAAGCTTTAGAAGTAAATAATTTTGAATTTACATATGCAGGTGCAGATGAGCCAAATATAAAAAAATTGAGTATGCCTATCGCAAAACAGAGCATAACTGCACTTATAGGACCATCAGGATGCGGCAAAACAACACTGCTTAGAAGTTTTAACCGTATGCATGATCTCTATCCGGGCAATAAATACGACGGGGAAATACTTTTTGAAGAGAGAAATATTTTAGCTCCAAAAGAGGATCTTATACAACTTAGAAGCCAAATAGGAATGATTTTTCAAAAACCTACGGCATTTCCTATGAGCGTATTTGACAATGTTGCTTACGGACTTAAACTTCAAGGCTTAAAAAACAAAATGGAACTTCAAGACAGAGTTGAAAAAGCACTTCAAGATGCTGCAATCTGGCAAGAGGTAAAAGATAGGTTAAAGCATGATGCAAATGGCCTTTCAGGCGGTCAGCAGCAGAGACTCTGCATCGCAAGAGCAATTGCAGTTGAGCCGGAAGTGCTTCTTTTTGATGAACCGACTTCCGCACTTGATCCGATTTCTACCGCGGGAATTGAGGAACTAGTTGTTCAGCTTAAAGAAAAAGTTTCCATTATCATAGTTACCCACAACATGCAGCAAGCCGCTCGAGTAAGTGACTATACTGGATTTATGTATTTGGGTGAACTTGTAGAGCTCGGTCGCACTGAAGAACTTTTTGTAACACCAAAAGAGAGACTAACCGAAGAGTATATAACTGGTAAATTCGGTTGATAAAAAAAGGAATAACATGTTAACAAAGTATGATAAAAAAATAGACAATATAAGAAAAAAGATATCTCACCTCTTAGAGAATATTGCAATGGCTGATGAACTCTCTTTGGAAGCATTTAAACAATCAGATGCAACTAAATTTAAAGAGGTAGAAACAAAACTTGAAAAAATTGCTTTACAAGGTGATGCCATTGATAATGAGATTATAAAAACTTTTGCACTTTTTGGTCCGGAAGCAAAAGAGCTTAGATTTTTAGTGGCATATCTAAAGATGACTAACGAAATAGTCCGTACTGGGGAAGGAGTAAAAAAATATGCTCGCAGAATGAATGAACATACGAGTAATGGATGTAATATTGAACAATTTAAACCAAGCATCTTGCTTCTTCACAAAAGCAGCGTCAATGCTCTTAAATATATTTTAGAGTGTTTTAATCAGTATGAAAATTGCAACTATGAAGACACTTATAGAAAAGTGCTTGTTGAAGAGAGCATGAATGATGATCTTTTTGCAGTTCTGGAAAAAGAGATACTTAATAAAATAATCGATGAAAAAGAACTCTCCATTGATTATGTTAAAATTCTCGGAAGTCTGAGAAAATTAGAGAGATCTTGTGACAGAAGTGTAAATATTGCAAATCTAATGATGTATGCAGAACAAGGTGGAGAGATTAAACTTTTTAACTAATTTATTTAAAATTATCAAAACTGATTAAATTTTAAGCAATTGACTCTTTTTTTTTCATAAATTAATAGGGTATACTATTATTAATAAAATTTGATGGAGATATGTATTATGGGAAAATTTGTTAATAATATAGATGAGTTTTTTGCTTTTTGTGAAGAAAATGATGTTCAATTTGTAGATTTAAGATTTACAGATATTAAAGGTACATGGCATCATGTCAGTTACCGTATGAGTGCGATAAATAGTGAGCTATTAGAAAGCGGTCTCCCTTTTGACGGCTCATCAATTGACGCATGGCAGCCGATTAATAGATCTGATATGATTTTAAAACCAGATGTTCCTACAGCATTTTTAGATCCTTTTACTGCAGATCCTACTATTATTGTTTTTTGTGATGTGTATGATATATACAAAGAGCGTATGTATGAGAGATGTCCTCGTTCAATTGCAAAAGCTACACTCAAACATGCTGAATCTCTAGGAATAGCTGATGCTGCATATTTTGGACCTGAAAATGAGTTCTTTGTATTTGACAATGTTCAATTTGTAGACAATCCTAATGAAGCTGGATATAAAATTGATACTGAAGAGGGAGAGTGGAACTCAAATACAAACTATGCAGATATGTACAATACAGGTCATAGACCTGGAAACAAGGGTGGATATTTCCCAGTAGCACCTACTGACAGCATGGTTGATTTAAGAGCTGAAATGATGATGGTTTTAGAACAAGTCGGTTTAGAGGTTATTTTGGGTCATCACGAAGTGGCACAAGGTCAAGGTGAAATCGGTATCGTATTTTCAGATATGATTACTGCTGCAGATAATGTTCAAAAACTAAAGTATGTTGTTAAAATGGTAGCTCATTTAAATGGCAAAACTGCTACATTTATGCCAAAACCTATTTTTGGAGACAACGGAAACGGTATGCATGTGCATCAATCTCTTTGGAAAGAGGGCAAAAATCTTTTCTATGAAAAAGGAAACTATGCAAATATAAGCGAAATGGGTCTTCACTATATTGGTGGTATAT
Protein-coding regions in this window:
- the pstB gene encoding phosphate ABC transporter ATP-binding protein PstB, producing MATIVDIIEEKALEVNNFEFTYAGADEPNIKKLSMPIAKQSITALIGPSGCGKTTLLRSFNRMHDLYPGNKYDGEILFEERNILAPKEDLIQLRSQIGMIFQKPTAFPMSVFDNVAYGLKLQGLKNKMELQDRVEKALQDAAIWQEVKDRLKHDANGLSGGQQQRLCIARAIAVEPEVLLFDEPTSALDPISTAGIEELVVQLKEKVSIIIVTHNMQQAARVSDYTGFMYLGELVELGRTEELFVTPKERLTEEYITGKFG
- the glnA gene encoding type I glutamate--ammonia ligase, yielding MGKFVNNIDEFFAFCEENDVQFVDLRFTDIKGTWHHVSYRMSAINSELLESGLPFDGSSIDAWQPINRSDMILKPDVPTAFLDPFTADPTIIVFCDVYDIYKERMYERCPRSIAKATLKHAESLGIADAAYFGPENEFFVFDNVQFVDNPNEAGYKIDTEEGEWNSNTNYADMYNTGHRPGNKGGYFPVAPTDSMVDLRAEMMMVLEQVGLEVILGHHEVAQGQGEIGIVFSDMITAADNVQKLKYVVKMVAHLNGKTATFMPKPIFGDNGNGMHVHQSLWKEGKNLFYEKGNYANISEMGLHYIGGIFKHARSIAAFTNPTTNSYKRLIPGFEAPSILTYSSQNRSASCRIPYGAGEKSTRVEMRFPDSTACPYLAFSALMMAGLDGIKNKDIPIGPMDIDLFELTLDEIREKGIPQMPHTLRGSLESLIRDNDFLKPVFTQEFVNAYKNYRFERDVWPDEGRPTAYEFKTTFQC
- a CDS encoding phosphate signaling complex PhoU family protein, which translates into the protein MLTKYDKKIDNIRKKISHLLENIAMADELSLEAFKQSDATKFKEVETKLEKIALQGDAIDNEIIKTFALFGPEAKELRFLVAYLKMTNEIVRTGEGVKKYARRMNEHTSNGCNIEQFKPSILLLHKSSVNALKYILECFNQYENCNYEDTYRKVLVEESMNDDLFAVLEKEILNKIIDEKELSIDYVKILGSLRKLERSCDRSVNIANLMMYAEQGGEIKLFN
- the ppk2 gene encoding polyphosphate kinase 2, translated to MKERREIDIDRRKADRDRRRNKDAKVKIWVKEETLIYQEELKKLQVELLKFQNYVKEKGFKVIMIFEGRDAAGKGGTIKRIIEHLNPRGARVVALGKPSDQERTQWYFQRYVAHLPSAGEIVFFDRSWYNRAMVEPVMGFCSEREHHKFLKDAPQFEKMIADEDIKIFKFYFSVTKEEQAKRFAKREQDPLKQYKFSEVDAKAQELWDAYALAKYMMLSATHTDVAPWTIVKSDNKKKARINTIKHILNFVEYPDKIDESEIVVDKDVVIFGRDETIAMESQFKFASEGE
- the pstS gene encoding phosphate ABC transporter substrate-binding protein PstS, which produces MLKKLALAALVTAASISSSFAADKINGAGASFPAPVYYDWAFNYKKDTKNLVNYQSIGSGGGIKQISKRVVDFGASDKPLDSKKLAKDKLLQFPAVIGSIVVAFNVEGIADATLRLSNEVVADIFAGKITKWNDAAIAADNKSLNLPNQKIIVVHRSDGSGTTYNFTYYLTKSSKNWKENFGTGKAVDWAVGIGGKGNEGVASLVKQTPYSIGYIENAYKEKNNLSAAVLKTANGKWVKATEENFKAAAKYASWTKEDNFYAMLALQPGDTSYPIVAATFILLPKEKPQTNKKVIEFYDYAFKNGDESAKRLGYIPLPQETKNMIREYWAANIK
- the pstA gene encoding phosphate ABC transporter permease PstA; translated protein: MTHTQKRVIANKIVMFLSTVSATIGISFLFWILGVLVINGIEALNMTIFLNEGAPPGNDSGGLKHALIGQLLIVFYASIFGVPLGILAGTYLSEYGLKSKLAETIRDISDIMMSAPSIVIGAFVYAIVVAPTGQFSGWAGSIALMIIMLPIILRTTDDMLHLVPSTLREAAFALGAPKYKVIIQVVYRGAKAGVLTGVLLGVARVAGETAPLLFTSFNDNFLNTDMSQPMASLTVTMYNYATSPYEDWQRLGWAAAFILSMFILTLNILGRLFLLKKKGR
- the pstC gene encoding phosphate ABC transporter permease subunit PstC produces the protein MSNIIDKIFANATKFIAIGILLLVAWIFAVLFENSLESIKAFGFNFISEDKWAPNLEKFGALPAIYGSVVSTFLAMILAVPVAIGVAIFLSEIAHAKIKTPVGVSIELLAAIPSVIYGMWGLFYFVPIIRDIFGGIGISMLTAGIVLSIMILPFMAAVTRDAMNTTPDILKESAYALGGTKWDVVKDIIIPYAKAGIIGSFILALGRAIGETMAVTFVMGNVHNISTDLTQPATSIPVTLANEFAEADSGLYYSSLFELSLLLLVISFTIISIAKFYFLRRRRIGQ